A part of Gramella sp. MAR_2010_147 genomic DNA contains:
- the rpsU gene encoding 30S ribosomal protein S21, producing the protein MLIIPVKDGENIDRALKRFKRKFDKTGTMRQLRDRQHFTKPSVERRAQVQKAEYIQHLRDAEDI; encoded by the coding sequence ATGTTAATTATACCAGTTAAAGACGGAGAAAATATAGATAGAGCTCTTAAGCGTTTTAAGCGTAAGTTCGACAAAACAGGAACTATGCGTCAGCTAAGAGATCGTCAGCATTTTACGAAACCTTCTGTAGAGCGTAGAGCTCAGGTTCAGAAAGCTGAATACATTCAGCATCTGAGAGACGCAGAAGATATCTAG
- a CDS encoding acyl-CoA dehydrogenase family protein, protein MSRYFTEEHDLFRKSFQEFLKKEVVPHIEKWEETGTIERFIWKKFGEMGYFGLNQPEKYGGMGLDLFYTVIFLEELQKINSGGFAAAMWAHAYLAMTHLKVEASHDLKEKYLTPAIDGDKIGCLCISEPFGGSDVAGMKTTAVKKGDKYVINGSKTFITNGVYADFYVVAAKTAPEEGNKGMSMFLVDKDFKGISATKLNKLGWRASDTAELAFDNVEVPEAYLLGEEGKGFNYIMQHFAMERLIMGINAHARSEFAIDYAMGYMKEREAFGKTLDKFQVLRHSLAEMVSEVEVIKEFNYATAQRLNDGEYVVKEASMSKLLATKIADEVMYKCLQMLGGYGYMEDYPMARMFRDSRLGPIGGGTSEILKEIIAKMVIDNKEYRPAAK, encoded by the coding sequence ATGAGCAGATATTTTACAGAGGAACATGATTTATTCAGAAAAAGTTTCCAGGAATTTTTGAAGAAAGAAGTGGTGCCTCACATAGAAAAGTGGGAAGAAACGGGAACCATAGAGCGTTTTATCTGGAAAAAGTTTGGTGAAATGGGATATTTCGGACTTAATCAACCAGAGAAATATGGAGGAATGGGTCTTGATCTATTCTACACGGTAATATTCCTGGAAGAGCTTCAGAAGATCAATTCCGGAGGATTTGCAGCGGCAATGTGGGCTCATGCTTATTTGGCGATGACTCATTTAAAAGTTGAGGCAAGTCACGATTTAAAAGAAAAATATCTCACACCTGCCATAGATGGCGATAAGATAGGTTGTCTTTGTATTTCAGAACCCTTTGGAGGGTCTGACGTTGCAGGGATGAAAACTACCGCTGTAAAAAAAGGTGATAAGTATGTGATCAATGGTTCTAAAACATTTATCACAAATGGCGTTTATGCCGATTTTTATGTTGTTGCTGCCAAAACAGCTCCCGAAGAGGGAAATAAGGGAATGAGTATGTTCCTGGTAGATAAAGATTTTAAAGGCATCTCAGCTACTAAATTAAACAAGTTGGGCTGGAGAGCTTCAGATACTGCAGAACTTGCTTTTGACAACGTAGAGGTGCCAGAGGCCTATTTGTTGGGAGAAGAAGGAAAGGGCTTCAATTATATTATGCAGCATTTTGCTATGGAGCGTTTGATCATGGGGATTAATGCTCATGCAAGATCTGAATTTGCAATAGACTATGCAATGGGTTATATGAAGGAGCGTGAAGCTTTTGGCAAGACCCTGGATAAGTTTCAGGTACTGAGACACTCTCTTGCAGAAATGGTTAGTGAGGTGGAAGTGATTAAAGAATTTAATTATGCTACTGCACAAAGATTGAATGATGGGGAGTATGTAGTGAAAGAGGCGAGTATGTCTAAATTGCTGGCCACTAAGATTGCCGATGAGGTGATGTATAAGTGCCTCCAAATGTTAGGAGGTTATGGTTATATGGAAGATTATCCTATGGCGAGAATGTTTAGGGATAGCAGATTAGGCCCAATAGGTGGAGGGACTTCTGAAATTTTAAAAGAAATTATCGCCAAAATGGTGATTGATAATAAAGAGTATAGACCAGCAGCTAAGTAA
- a CDS encoding tyrosine-type recombinase/integrase encodes MPFSAFLDYLQLEKKYSVHTITAYKADLSDFQLYIETAFEQKTLDDVNYAQIRSWIVELSESNISNRTINRKISSLKAYYRFLLKTEQIESSPLTKHKALKTPKKIQIPFSEDEIVRVLETIDDSTLEGIRDRLIVELFYSTGIRRAELINIKISDLDLDGGVLKVLGKRNKERYIPLIASVKDTASKYLEGRRHTENISGSDYLFLTSKGDKIYESFVYRIINNYFSKVSGKLKRSPHILRHSFATHLLNQGANLNAVKELLGHSSLAATQVYTHNSIAELSKIHQNAHPRNNKN; translated from the coding sequence ATGCCGTTTTCTGCTTTCCTGGATTATCTTCAGCTTGAGAAAAAATACTCCGTACATACCATTACGGCTTATAAAGCAGATCTTAGTGATTTTCAGCTTTATATAGAAACCGCTTTTGAGCAGAAAACACTTGATGATGTAAATTATGCTCAGATTCGAAGTTGGATCGTTGAGCTTTCTGAATCAAATATTTCTAACCGAACGATCAATAGAAAAATTTCCTCTCTAAAGGCTTATTATCGGTTTCTTTTAAAAACCGAACAAATAGAGTCTTCTCCACTTACAAAACATAAAGCTTTAAAAACACCAAAAAAGATTCAGATTCCTTTTTCAGAAGATGAGATTGTGCGGGTACTGGAAACGATAGATGATTCTACGTTAGAAGGTATCAGGGATAGATTGATCGTTGAGCTATTTTATTCAACAGGGATTAGAAGGGCAGAACTGATCAATATTAAAATTTCAGATTTGGATCTCGATGGGGGAGTACTAAAAGTTTTGGGGAAAAGAAATAAGGAGAGATATATTCCCCTGATTGCTTCCGTAAAAGATACCGCTTCCAAATATCTTGAAGGCAGAAGGCATACGGAGAATATATCAGGATCAGACTATCTTTTTCTAACTTCCAAAGGAGATAAAATCTATGAAAGTTTTGTTTATAGAATTATAAATAATTATTTTAGTAAAGTGTCTGGCAAATTGAAAAGAAGTCCGCATATTTTGCGACATTCTTTTGCCACTCATTTATTGAACCAGGGCGCGAATTTAAATGCGGTAAAAGAATTATTGGGTCACTCCAGTTTAGCAGCGACTCAGGTCTACACCCATAACAGCATTGCCGAATTGAGTAAAATTCACCAAAACGCTCATCCCCGGAACAATAAGAATTAA
- a CDS encoding helix-hairpin-helix domain-containing protein, with protein sequence MKFLKSHFALSRSQQNGIFVLVLIIIGFQIFLFLDFSSESEVVDQSEIEGFQRQLDSLNRTASKRKDTIYPFNPNYITDFKGYQLGMNLEEIDRLLVFRNSGKWINSSEDFQKVTDISDSLLKKISPSFRFPEWTQKVSSINTFQNNLKTSEMKVSDLNAASAEDFKAINGIGEVLSQRIVKYRSSIGGFLNSSQLKDVYGLSPEVIARIDQKFTILSKPDIAIKNLNSITEAELSEIPYFNDQLAREIISYRKLHEGISSFEELSKINTFPYDKIDRIKLYLAIE encoded by the coding sequence ATGAAATTTCTAAAATCCCATTTTGCGCTTTCAAGAAGTCAGCAAAATGGGATTTTTGTTTTAGTGCTTATTATCATTGGATTTCAGATATTCTTATTTCTTGATTTTTCTTCGGAATCTGAAGTTGTTGATCAAAGCGAAATTGAAGGTTTTCAACGGCAATTAGATTCCTTAAACCGTACTGCGTCTAAACGAAAGGATACAATTTATCCTTTCAACCCTAATTATATTACCGATTTTAAAGGATATCAGTTGGGGATGAACCTGGAGGAGATAGATCGTTTGTTAGTCTTCAGGAATTCAGGAAAATGGATTAATTCTAGCGAAGACTTTCAAAAAGTAACCGATATTTCAGATAGTTTACTTAAAAAGATCAGTCCGTCATTTCGCTTTCCTGAATGGACACAAAAAGTTTCATCGATAAACACTTTTCAAAATAATTTGAAAACTTCAGAAATGAAGGTTTCAGATCTCAATGCAGCAAGTGCCGAAGATTTTAAAGCAATTAATGGGATAGGAGAGGTGCTTTCCCAAAGAATTGTGAAATATCGCAGCAGTATTGGAGGATTTCTAAATTCATCTCAGTTAAAGGATGTTTATGGGCTCTCTCCAGAGGTTATAGCCAGGATTGATCAAAAGTTCACCATTCTGTCTAAACCTGATATTGCTATAAAGAATCTCAATTCTATAACGGAAGCGGAATTATCTGAAATTCCGTATTTTAATGATCAGCTTGCCAGGGAGATTATAAGCTATCGAAAGCTACATGAGGGGATTTCTTCTTTTGAAGAATTATCAAAAATCAACACTTTTCCTTACGATAAAATCGATAGAATTAAATTATATTTGGCCATAGAATAA
- the raiA gene encoding ribosome-associated translation inhibitor RaiA encodes MKMNLQSVNFNADQKLIDFTQKKLDKLDTYFDKIIHADVYFKVQNTSGKDNKITEILLSVPGGDIMVKKTCNKFEACVDECVSSLQRQLIKKKEKMSSHV; translated from the coding sequence ATGAAAATGAATTTGCAGTCTGTGAACTTCAATGCCGACCAAAAGCTAATTGACTTCACTCAAAAGAAACTTGATAAACTGGATACTTACTTTGACAAGATTATTCATGCCGATGTTTATTTTAAAGTTCAAAATACTAGTGGGAAAGATAATAAGATTACCGAAATTTTGCTAAGTGTTCCTGGTGGAGATATTATGGTTAAAAAGACCTGTAATAAATTTGAAGCTTGTGTAGATGAATGTGTTAGTTCGCTTCAAAGACAGTTAATTAAGAAAAAGGAAAAAATGAGCTCACATGTTTAG
- a CDS encoding MBL fold metallo-hydrolase produces the protein MKYSFKILFSILLINSSLFAFQDMKDVEIRIIPVNENVYMLQGAGGNIGILTGEDGIFMIDDQFPALSEKIKEKLKTISDQPVNYLVNSHHHGDHTGGNLNFQEDGALIFAHENVRKRLKADTTKTNGLPIVTFNNKINLHINKNDIVVAHVHNAHTDGDVLIYFPQSNVLHTGDTFFNGMFPYIDLKSGGSVDGDIKAAKTGLSLINENTKIIPGHGAVANYSEYETYLKMLESIRTNILNAISEGKSESEIVEDENITSEFYSDEKAENFFINGKKIRKTFYDSLNK, from the coding sequence ATGAAATACTCTTTTAAAATTCTGTTTTCAATACTTTTAATAAACTCTTCTCTGTTTGCCTTTCAGGATATGAAAGATGTAGAGATCAGGATCATTCCTGTAAATGAGAATGTATATATGTTACAGGGCGCTGGAGGAAATATTGGAATTCTAACCGGTGAGGATGGAATTTTTATGATAGATGACCAGTTTCCCGCCCTTAGCGAGAAAATTAAAGAAAAATTAAAGACGATTAGTGACCAACCAGTTAATTATCTTGTGAACTCACATCATCATGGTGATCATACAGGTGGCAACCTGAATTTTCAGGAAGATGGCGCCTTAATTTTTGCTCATGAAAATGTTCGGAAAAGACTTAAGGCAGACACTACTAAAACAAACGGACTTCCTATTGTAACTTTTAACAACAAAATAAATCTTCATATTAATAAAAATGATATTGTGGTTGCCCATGTCCACAATGCTCACACAGATGGGGATGTACTGATCTATTTCCCGCAAAGCAATGTATTGCACACGGGGGACACTTTTTTTAATGGCATGTTTCCCTATATAGATCTAAAAAGTGGAGGGAGTGTTGATGGCGACATTAAAGCTGCAAAAACGGGCTTGTCGTTAATAAATGAGAACACGAAAATAATCCCTGGTCATGGAGCGGTTGCTAATTATTCTGAGTACGAGACCTATTTAAAAATGCTGGAATCCATTAGAACAAATATACTCAACGCCATTTCTGAAGGAAAATCTGAATCTGAAATCGTTGAGGATGAAAATATAACAAGTGAATTCTATTCTGATGAAAAAGCAGAGAATTTCTTTATAAACGGAAAAAAGATAAGAAAGACATTCTATGATAGTTTAAATAAATAA
- a CDS encoding alpha-amylase, producing the protein MKKLNLYAVLASSILFFSSCEQEKIASEEIQNQNTLRSQTKNSNTTKAQVGGKVMMQAFYWDVPAGGTWWETIENKIPAWSNAGIDAIWVPPASKAQNGPFSMGYDPFDYYDFGDFNQMGSTETRFGSRTELQSMISTAHSNNISVIADIVLNHNSGGASENNPYTGTSTYTDYDPASGLFYRSAADFHPNDYHSNDSGVFGGFADLCHDKTYVQDWLWNKPNSVAKYYKNTMGFDGWRFDYVKGFAPWVVNSWTDEVGGFAVGEYWDGNAATLEAWVNQSGASAFDFACYYRMKDAFEGNDLSRLQDDMLWKRKPMKAVTFVTNHDTDEIYTGKMLAYAYIMTHEGYPTVFYQDYEEWLDKDKLNNLIWIHNNKAGGSTDILHADQDEYVARRNGAPGLIVYLNDSNSRLERWVPTNWYNQTIKEYTGNSNWQPTTQGDGWVKIEVPANSYSIWSTL; encoded by the coding sequence ATGAAAAAACTTAACCTTTACGCTGTTTTGGCTTCTTCAATCTTATTCTTCAGCTCGTGTGAGCAGGAGAAAATTGCTTCAGAAGAGATCCAGAATCAGAACACTTTAAGATCCCAAACTAAAAACTCCAATACTACCAAAGCCCAGGTGGGTGGTAAAGTAATGATGCAGGCTTTCTACTGGGATGTTCCTGCTGGTGGTACCTGGTGGGAAACTATTGAAAATAAGATTCCGGCCTGGAGTAATGCCGGTATAGATGCTATTTGGGTTCCTCCGGCTTCTAAAGCACAAAACGGACCTTTTTCTATGGGGTACGATCCTTTTGATTATTATGATTTTGGTGATTTTAATCAGATGGGATCTACCGAGACCAGGTTTGGTTCCAGAACAGAGCTTCAATCAATGATCTCAACTGCACATTCCAATAATATTAGTGTAATAGCAGATATCGTGCTAAATCATAATAGTGGCGGTGCTTCTGAAAATAATCCGTACACCGGTACATCTACTTATACCGATTATGATCCTGCTTCAGGTTTATTTTACAGGTCTGCTGCAGATTTTCATCCTAATGATTACCATAGCAATGATTCTGGAGTATTTGGCGGCTTTGCAGATCTATGTCACGATAAAACCTATGTGCAGGATTGGCTTTGGAATAAACCGAATTCGGTTGCGAAGTACTACAAGAATACCATGGGATTTGATGGTTGGAGATTTGATTATGTAAAAGGTTTTGCACCATGGGTGGTGAACAGCTGGACTGATGAAGTAGGAGGTTTTGCCGTTGGAGAGTATTGGGATGGAAATGCCGCTACTCTGGAAGCCTGGGTAAACCAATCTGGAGCCTCTGCATTCGATTTTGCTTGTTATTATAGAATGAAGGATGCCTTTGAAGGGAATGATCTTTCCAGATTACAGGATGATATGCTCTGGAAGAGAAAACCTATGAAGGCCGTTACTTTTGTAACAAACCATGATACAGATGAAATCTATACCGGGAAAATGCTGGCCTACGCTTATATTATGACACATGAAGGTTATCCTACTGTTTTTTACCAGGATTACGAAGAATGGCTGGATAAGGATAAATTGAATAATCTTATTTGGATTCACAATAATAAGGCCGGTGGATCTACAGATATTTTGCATGCAGATCAGGACGAGTATGTAGCCCGTAGAAATGGAGCTCCCGGTTTGATAGTTTATTTAAACGATAGTAATAGTAGATTAGAAAGATGGGTGCCAACAAATTGGTATAACCAAACCATAAAAGAATACACAGGTAATTCTAATTGGCAGCCAACGACACAGGGAGATGGTTGGGTTAAAATAGAAGTTCCCGCGAACTCTTATTCTATATGGTCCACTTTGTAA
- a CDS encoding amino acid carrier protein, giving the protein MRKYLLSMFFLFSIFGLSAQELDVKAKVGNPSKVINNGFIELDVTGGTPPYQYKWSNQGTNLESNRTEGLTEGIPYTVVVSDSKGNSVEKEYQVDAEAITEHFNGTFAPIVASMGSVLFWDPFSAIGIYDPVVYADLKRVAAPEWDAQETSRFILKEWKVGDGEHVNNGDPIATVSKNGQDITAYANADGKLEHFLEEGEVIYNSENKQHVIEQGAQYFASIEYDEPIALLHPNGDPQQKNIPFIVVWLVLGALFFTIRLGFINIRGFRHSLQLAKGKYDDPNAPGQVTHFQALATAVSGTVGLGNIAGVAVAISLGGAGATMWMILAGLLGMSSKFVECTLGVKYRFINSEGRVFGGPMNYLRYGLEKRNKRGLGKFLAAFFAILAIGASFGGGNMFQANQSFSILAGEFPMLIGNGFWFGIVVALLVGVVIIGGISSIAKVTGKIVPIMAAVYVLGALIVIGVNIENIGPAFTAIWDGAFSPSALKGGIIGVLIVGFQRAAFSNEAGVGSAAIAHSAAKTNHPPSEGFVALLEPFIDTVVVCTLTALVLIFTGMHEVEGVGGVELTSSAFGSVISWFPYVLATAVFLFAFSTMISWSYYGMRAWTYLFGKSKKNEIAYKILFLVFVVVGASVSLGAVLDFSDMMILAMSFPNIIGLYFMIGEVSNDLKEYTHRLKAGELFHKTGKNKAEATS; this is encoded by the coding sequence ATGAGAAAGTATTTGCTTTCAATGTTCTTTTTATTTTCAATTTTTGGATTGTCTGCACAAGAACTAGACGTAAAAGCCAAGGTAGGTAATCCTTCAAAAGTGATTAATAACGGGTTCATCGAACTAGATGTAACCGGAGGTACTCCTCCTTACCAATACAAATGGTCCAACCAGGGAACCAATCTTGAGTCTAATAGAACTGAAGGTCTTACCGAAGGAATTCCCTATACCGTTGTTGTAAGCGATAGTAAAGGAAATAGTGTAGAAAAGGAATATCAGGTAGATGCAGAAGCGATCACAGAGCACTTCAATGGTACGTTTGCTCCTATTGTTGCCAGTATGGGAAGCGTTCTTTTCTGGGATCCGTTTTCGGCAATAGGAATTTACGATCCTGTTGTATATGCCGATTTGAAAAGAGTGGCTGCTCCAGAGTGGGACGCTCAGGAAACTTCAAGGTTTATTTTAAAAGAATGGAAAGTTGGAGATGGGGAGCATGTGAATAACGGCGATCCTATTGCTACAGTTTCTAAAAATGGACAGGACATTACGGCTTATGCTAATGCCGATGGTAAATTGGAACATTTCCTGGAAGAAGGAGAGGTAATTTACAATTCAGAGAATAAACAACATGTTATAGAGCAGGGAGCACAATATTTTGCCAGTATAGAATACGATGAACCTATAGCATTATTGCATCCAAACGGCGATCCTCAGCAAAAGAATATTCCATTTATCGTGGTATGGCTTGTTTTGGGAGCCTTATTCTTCACGATCCGTTTAGGATTTATCAATATTAGAGGATTTAGACATTCACTTCAACTTGCCAAAGGTAAGTATGACGATCCCAACGCACCTGGCCAGGTTACACATTTCCAGGCATTGGCAACTGCAGTATCGGGAACCGTTGGTCTTGGTAATATTGCTGGTGTGGCAGTAGCGATCTCTTTAGGAGGTGCTGGGGCAACGATGTGGATGATCCTTGCAGGTTTACTTGGGATGTCTTCTAAATTCGTAGAATGTACTTTAGGTGTAAAATACAGATTCATAAATTCTGAAGGTCGTGTATTTGGTGGCCCAATGAACTATCTTAGATATGGTCTTGAAAAAAGAAATAAAAGAGGTTTAGGTAAATTCCTTGCGGCTTTCTTCGCTATTCTCGCAATTGGAGCTTCCTTTGGTGGAGGTAACATGTTCCAGGCGAATCAGTCCTTTTCTATTCTTGCGGGAGAGTTTCCAATGCTTATCGGGAACGGATTCTGGTTTGGTATCGTGGTAGCGCTACTTGTAGGAGTTGTTATTATTGGAGGAATTAGTAGTATCGCTAAAGTTACCGGTAAAATTGTTCCTATTATGGCGGCAGTGTACGTTCTGGGAGCACTTATAGTAATTGGAGTTAATATTGAAAATATTGGTCCGGCATTTACTGCGATCTGGGATGGAGCATTTAGTCCCAGTGCTTTAAAAGGTGGGATAATTGGTGTTCTTATCGTAGGATTCCAGCGAGCTGCTTTCTCTAATGAGGCTGGTGTGGGTTCTGCTGCGATTGCGCACAGTGCCGCTAAGACAAACCATCCGCCTTCTGAAGGATTTGTTGCATTGTTAGAACCTTTCATCGATACAGTAGTGGTTTGTACACTTACTGCGTTAGTTCTTATCTTTACAGGAATGCACGAGGTTGAAGGTGTTGGAGGGGTAGAACTTACGTCATCTGCTTTTGGTAGTGTGATCTCCTGGTTCCCATACGTACTTGCAACAGCAGTATTCCTTTTTGCATTTTCTACGATGATCTCCTGGTCTTATTATGGAATGAGAGCATGGACATATCTATTTGGAAAAAGTAAGAAGAATGAGATAGCATATAAGATTTTATTCCTTGTTTTTGTGGTGGTTGGAGCTTCTGTTAGTTTAGGAGCAGTACTTGACTTTTCAGATATGATGATCCTTGCGATGTCTTTCCCTAACATCATTGGATTATACTTTATGATAGGTGAAGTGAGTAATGATCTTAAAGAGTACACTCATAGACTTAAAGCAGGGGAGCTATTCCATAAAACTGGAAAGAATAAAGCTGAAGCGACCTCCTAG